A window of the Rhodococcus sp. 4CII genome harbors these coding sequences:
- the phoU gene encoding phosphate signaling complex protein PhoU, which produces MRMKFHEQLDELTDRLASMCHLAGDAARAATDALVLADLPLAERVFDLNEQIEELRGPCEDLAMALLALQGPVARDLRQVVTGVHLVTDLSRMGGLVQHVAESVRRRHPEHVASGEAEELLSQMGRVAAELAGLAERVLRTHDPELAAEIGRRDDELDDLHRRLLTLIEDPAWTGTIPAAVDVTLLGRFYERFGDHTVVVGRRVVFLVTGEQVTP; this is translated from the coding sequence ATGCGGATGAAGTTTCACGAGCAGCTCGACGAGCTGACAGACCGTCTGGCGTCGATGTGCCACCTGGCCGGGGATGCTGCCCGGGCGGCGACCGACGCCTTGGTGCTGGCTGACCTGCCCCTGGCCGAGCGGGTGTTCGACCTCAACGAACAGATCGAGGAGTTACGCGGTCCGTGCGAGGACCTGGCGATGGCACTGCTGGCGTTGCAGGGCCCGGTGGCACGGGATCTGCGTCAGGTTGTCACCGGTGTGCACCTGGTGACGGATCTGAGCCGGATGGGCGGGCTGGTGCAGCATGTGGCCGAGAGTGTCCGCCGCCGCCATCCCGAGCACGTCGCCTCCGGTGAGGCGGAGGAATTGCTCTCCCAGATGGGGCGGGTGGCGGCCGAGTTGGCCGGCCTCGCCGAACGGGTTCTGCGCACGCACGATCCGGAACTGGCCGCCGAGATCGGCAGACGCGACGACGAGCTCGACGACCTGCACCGACGGCTGCTCACCCTGATCGAGGATCCGGCCTGGACCGGCACCATCCCGGCCGCGGTCGATGTCACCTTGTTGGGGCGTTTCTACGAACGCTTCGGTGACCACACCGTCGTGGTCGGGCGCCGGGTGGTCTTCCTCGTCACCGGGGAACAGGTGACCCCGTAG
- a CDS encoding N-formylglutamate amidohydrolase codes for MLPSLTALGPSADPHVITVPARTGTNIELRIHTWLTMFDVPAGEWVPAASGFVVTVLVHIVDAATGLPRYLPVTEPGEWARAIFADVDAAQGYFLGAVDPDTGEHRDGQLAYRLYLAADGQAIRAPRQVVGCPHYLRAADTDPEIRIVTTA; via the coding sequence GTGCTGCCGTCATTGACCGCACTGGGTCCGTCGGCGGATCCACACGTGATCACCGTGCCCGCCCGGACCGGCACGAACATCGAGCTGCGGATCCACACGTGGCTCACGATGTTCGATGTTCCGGCCGGGGAGTGGGTGCCGGCGGCATCGGGGTTCGTGGTCACCGTGCTCGTGCACATCGTCGACGCCGCAACGGGCCTACCGCGGTATCTCCCGGTCACCGAGCCGGGCGAGTGGGCGCGGGCGATCTTCGCCGATGTCGACGCGGCGCAGGGGTATTTCCTCGGCGCCGTCGACCCGGACACCGGTGAGCACCGGGACGGGCAGCTGGCCTACCGGCTCTACCTCGCCGCCGACGGGCAGGCGATCCGGGCGCCCCGCCAAGTCGTTGGATGTCCGCACTACCTGCGGGCAGCCGATACCGATCCCGAGATTCGGATCGTCACCACGGCCTGA